The nucleotide sequence GCCTTCAGGCGCCCGATGGCATCAATCTCAACTCGCATCTTGATGTCTTCTACGCGATTCTGCGACAGGTGAGTGCTGAGCCGACAGGTGCAACAGAGCGTATGCGTTATTTCGACTTAACTGGCATTGCCACGCGTGTTACGTATACGAAAGGTGGCCGTTGGGAATTGACCAAGGCTATGACCATGCGGGTGGATCAAGGACATATGCTAATGATGTCCACTAAGAAATTCAAACACCAGGAAGTTCCTTGGAGAACAAACATTCacgaattttaaaattatatacaaatttagcttgtctttaaataatttaaattaaattaaatatgtttgATGCTTATAAATTAAACTTCCTAATGGTTGAGTTTAGAGTTTATCACTTTTCAGATTATATATGTACTATTaacaattaaatatatataaatattaaactattaagatccataaataaatatattttggttagttataaaaataataatatatttggATATTCAATTTTCCAAAAAAACCTATTCTTCTAAATAGTTATATTTCCCTATAATAACTTTTAATTAATACCTTTTATATTCCATTTTCTACAGGTGGCTGACACGCCGCAGGAAGTGCCATTCCTCAACATTCTGCAGCACCTGCTGCGCATCGATCCCAAGGAGCCGCTCAGCGACATCATCTGGGACACCACAGAGCGGCTGGTCCACCGCGCCATACTCCTCGAGAGCCACGAGGATTCGGTGCGCCTGCTGCGCACGCCCAGTAGCCAGAAGTTCGCCTGCCAGAGTTGCCGCGGCAGCGATGCCAGCAGCCCCACCCGCAAGCCCTCCCaggcggtgggcgtggcagctaAGACGACAGCTCCAACGCCGCCGCCACCCCCACCACCGGCGCCCATGGCCCCTGCTGCACCACCGCCCCCGCCTCCGCCAATAAACGGCCGAGCACCGCCTCCCCCGCCACCGCCCATGATCAATGGTGGCGCCCTGCCCCCTCCACCGCCTCCGCCCTCGATGCAACTGGCATCGCGCCCCAGGACACCGGATCCTTTGGCCGCGGAGTCCGCGGTGGCCACTGCCATATTGCTGCCCCAACAGGACACACCCGCCCCCAAGGCCAAGATGAAGACCATCAACTGGGGCAAGATTCCGCACAACAAGGTCCTGGGCAAGCAGAACATCTGGAGCATCGTGGCCAGCAACCACCAGGACAGTCCGATGCAGGACATCGACTGGAACGAGATGGAGGGACTCTTCTGCCTGCAAACCGCCAGTGCCCAGGGATCACCGAAGCTGGGACGAGATGGCAACCAAGCCTCTTCCGGTTCCAATGGATGCGACACCCTCGATCGGAAGGCGAAGAAGGAAAGCACGGAGATCACGCTGCTGGACGGGAAGAGGAGTCTGAATGTCAACATATTCCTGAAGCAATTCCGCACCAGCAACAACGATATCATCCAGTTAATAAGGCAGGGCGCCCACGAGGATATCGGGGCGGAGAGACTGAGGGGTCTGCTGAAGATAATGCCCGAGGTGGATGAGCTGGACATGCTCAAGGGTTTCAACGGCGACAAGGGACGACTGGGCAATGCCGAGAAGTTCCTGCTACAGCTGCTCGAGGTTCCCAAGTAAGTAGTTATccttgtaaaaaatatatacttatataataataattatcaaAAATATAAGATAAAAGCCAATATTTTTGTTAGGTTTGCTAGATGAATTAAAATATGATATTACATTTGTTCTGTCTAGGATCACAATAATATTAATCATTAATATTATATCTTCTTTTTCTGTAGCTACAAATTGCGCATCGAGAGCATGTTGCTCAAGGAGGAATTCGCAGCGAATGTGGCCTATCTGGAGCCCTGTATAAATGCCATGCTCTACGCTGGCGACGATCTGCTCAACAACAAGACCCTCCAAGAGGTCCTCTACATGGTCGTTGTGGCTGGCAACTTCCTCAACTCCGGCGGATATGCGGGCAACGCGGCGGGTGTGAAGCTATCTTCACTACAAAAACTCACAGACATCCGGGCGAACAAGCCCGGAATGAACCTCATACACTTTGTGGCCCTTCAGGCGGAAAAACGCAATCCCGAGTTGCTGCAATTCACAGCTCAACTGAGCACCCTTGAAAGTGCCAGCAAGTAAGTTCCTTAGTAAATCCTTTAAATGTTCCCAGACTCATCTTActtctttcttttttcctAAAGGACAACTTCAGAGCAGATCAACAATGAAATTAATACGCTCGATGGCAGGATCAGAAGGATAGCCAGGCAGATCGAGCAGCCTGCCACGGATGTGGACATCAAGGAACAAATGGCCGACTTCCTGCAGGCTGCCGAATCCGAGTTAGCCGTCCTGCAGGCGGGCATGAAACAGGTGGAGTCCCTGCGGCTCAAATTGTCCGAGTTCTTCTGCGACGATGCGGCCACCTTCCGACTGGAGGAGTGCTTCAAGATCTTCCAGAATTTCTGTGATAAGTTCAAGCAGGCGGTCAAGGAGAACGAACGCCgacagcagcaggagcagcaggccACTTTGAGGAGGAAACAGCGCGAGGAGCAGCTGGCCCGCAGAGCCAGGCAGAGTAAGTGCCTCCTAAATCCTAGCTTATATATTACTTGGAACTTTCTTAAAGAGTTTATCTAAGAAACGGCTTACGTGAAACAAATTAactaataaattattttcaatattttaaaaattgtataaggGTGACAATTAATTTCTTATTTAATTCACAGTTGGTCAGGCTGGAACTCCCGTGTCCGATTCGGAGCACTCCTTCCTGGGCGATGCCCTCTTCGATCCTCGGGCCAGTCCCGCCCTGAGTCGCAGGCACTTGGGATCCGGAGAGATCAGCAATGGTTTCATCCGCCTGGAACAGGACGGTGCCTCTCCGGACATCACCCCCAACGGCAGCCTGAGGCGCCGCCGCAGTCGAGTCCTGGCCGAGGAGGATGACCTCATGGAGTTCCTGCGTAGCTCGACCGGTCCCCACGATGGACACAACAGTCGAGAGCGAAAGGCGGCCTACGGCAGCTTGGATCGCTCTTGGGCGCGACGCGCTCGTTCAGGAAGTTCCAGCCGGAAGCGACCTGATTTGCTCAACATTGACTTTGGCCTGGATCGCGAGCGGGCCAGTTCACCGGCTCCTCTTCTTCAGCTGCAGGCACAGGAGCGCCTCCAATCTCCGTTGGCCAGTGCAGCCGGCACGCCCACAACGGCAGCGAATACGCCCACGGGCAGTGGATTGGCGATTGCGCAGACGCAGCCCGTCAACGAGGATGCGAAACCGAGGTGAGaggtttttaaaatgtaactTCAAAACACACATTTCTCAAGaatttataaagttttaaGTAGAGTAATAACCAAGGCATTCACAGAAAAATGATATATGATACTATATTATCATCTTTTTATCTGTGCCTATATTCAATATATAGTATTTTGATCTTGTTCATTATCGCATAATGGTTTTTTCATTTCCAGAATATCCCGTGAGTGGCGCCAGAAGATCGAGACCTGGCTGCAATCCAACGAGAGCGACGAGAAGCAGAATGAGGAGTACAGGCGCAAGCGTCGTCTGGTCAATGCCAATCGGCGATCGCTCGAAAACGAAACTGGTAAGATATCCACTACAATGTATTGGGTATAGACCCCAAGATACAACCCCTCTCTGTCCACAGAAAACGAACGAAAACTGGACCCCTTGCCGGAGGAGAAGATCCTGCCTTCGACGACGACGGCTACGCCAACGAACACGCCCACGACCACTAATCCCACTAACTCCCATAACAGGCCGGATCAGGATTCCGGGAGGTACCAGCGCGTCTACGCCGACTGGAAGCCCTCGAAGACGCTCGAGCAGACGGACGTGGTGGCCAACCTGCAGGCCATCGCCGATGCCCAGCCCCAGGATGCACTGCGTCAGTACCGCCGCCAGCGGTCGCAGGATCAGCCGGGTCCCATAGCACTCCAATCGATAGCCGAAGAGGATCGCCGCAAGTCGCTGATCCAGAAACTGGGCGAAAGAGACATGAGCAACGAGCGGTTGCAGATCTATATTAGAAGATCTTCCAGCAGGGATCTCCAGCCGGCGAAAGCGGAGGAGCAAGTACTGCCACCCAAGTCACCAAAGCCCCAGGTGTCGGATGACACCTTCGCCAGCCTGCTGAGCCACCACAAGAGCCAGAACGAGATGCAGGCCTCCTCCAAAGACGTGGATGCGGATAATATAGAGACACCGCCGGTGAGCCGACGGGTAATAGCCACGCCCACCACCACAGTGGTCACGGTGAGCATGACGGATAAGCCTAAGGCGGCGGCGGAGGAGAAGATTAGCTCAGCAGAGCAGGATGCCCCGGGTCATTTTGATCGCCATGCCCTGGCCCGTCGCACACGTCGTTACAAGAGACCCACGGACTACAGCAGTGGCAATGAAGAGCTGCTGACCACCAGCACACCGGAGACGAAGCCATCTCCCTCAAAGCCAGAGCAACCTACACCGGAGAAGTCCAAGCAAAAGGAGCGAACGATTAACAAGCTGGAGAAGGTGGGTCGCCACATAAGCTCCATCAACCAGGAGGACGTGAGGGAGGCCATCCGGAATCTCAAATCGCCTACGGGAACACCCGAGCGACCTTGGAGTCCGCCGCGGGAGATCACGCCCTCGAAGCTAAAGCTCACCGCCAGCGGTCACCACGAACTAAACGACGAGGGCTTCGAGGAGACCCAGAGTCTGGTATCCGACACCCCGTCCCATGGAAAAGGTGAGAGCACCAACTCCTCCTGCAACGAGGGAGTCAACGAGACTCCAGCCCGCCAGCGTCCTCTGCAGAAGCAGAAGCCCACGACCACCAGCATCACCCAGATGGGCAGTCGCCTGGCCGATCGCCTGCAGCAGGCTAGGTTAAAGGGCTCCGGGTCCCCGGGATCGACAGCCAGCAAGTCACAAAACCAAATCCCTGCCAACCAAACGGCAACGGTCAAGAGGAGTCTCTCTGCCAGTAGACCGCTGCGCATGCCCAATGGTCAGCCGCTGGCCAGTACGGCGCCGCTGAGATCCGCATCCGCAGTGAGACGCTCGCCGCAGGAGCAACAGGTCCTCGCTGGGGTGGAACGCAGCAGTTCAAGGAACAGCCTACGCTCCTCGCGATCATCCATCAACAGTGGAGCCTCGACGCAGACGGTGGTGAGACGCCTCCCTGCCGTCCAGCGAACGGGAGCCACTGTGTCAGTGGACTCCTCGCCCAGCAAGAGGCCACTGGCTGCCCAGAATCTGCGACCTACGCCAGGACGTGGAGTGCCAgccagcaggagcagcagtaGCGGCTCCAGCGTGGGACCCAGTGTGATCCTGGTGCGCAGCAAGATGTCCAACACCGCCCCAAGATCGAACATCAACGGTAGCACTAGCTTCAAGGAGAATCAGTCCCAGTCCCAGCCACAGTCCCAGTCCCAATCCCGGATGAGCGCCGCTCGCAGCGTGGTGCTGGTGAAGAATGCCCTgaaccagcagcagcaggccaGGATGAATGCCACCTCGAGTCCTCAGCAAAGGAGCAGTAGCAGCAGTCGATCCGTCAGCAGTTTTATGCGACCCACGGCCAGCAGTGCCACCAAGCGCCAGAAGTAGGAGGCACAGGGTTCAGTCCAGACCTTGTCCAAGTTAACGTCCTTAGTTTACACATGTTACAAACGCGAATGCATCCAACTCCAAGCCGTCCATGCGACAATTTCGAATTTCTATGCAGGATCTAAAACACAAATCAACACTCATAAATATTACAGTTGAAATATTTTGAGAActtatatatacaaatctaAAAAATTCCCTGCACATTCCAACTGAAGGTCCGCGAATCCCTAATACAAAAGACACAAAACTTTCAAActcttaaatatatttgagcacaaaaaaaagacaaaaatACTAGCATGTACTACTCAACTAAAACTTAGGATAagcataaaaaatgttaaactCGTATTTTCCATATTTAACATATAGTTGTAGGCATTATTCGATTATACGATCACGTTAGGAGACTTTTTTATAGAAGCGCGTTGTTTACAAAGTGTGTAGTTGAAGAAACCAAAACGACAATTacaaatctttaaaaataaaagaacaTAAGCTTTA is from Drosophila suzukii chromosome 3, CBGP_Dsuzu_IsoJpt1.0, whole genome shotgun sequence and encodes:
- the form3 gene encoding FH2 domain-containing protein 1 — encoded protein: MDSRIGLDYIVENRDYIAKLGAALDTQNATVKKQVFELLSALCAYSPDGYARAIETLEFYKNLKKQRYRFKIVINELELSSAAAQPPLDYQAALLAFINCVIISAATLQERIRIRNEFIGLKVLPLLNNLRKVAQSVGDIIVQLDVFVEQQECDEAQSLQAPDGINLNSHLDVFYAILRQVADTPQEVPFLNILQHLLRIDPKEPLSDIIWDTTERLVHRAILLESHEDSVRLLRTPSSQKFACQSCRGSDASSPTRKPSQAVGVAAKTTAPTPPPPPPPAPMAPAAPPPPPPPINGRAPPPPPPPMINGGALPPPPPPPSMQLASRPRTPDPLAAESAVATAILLPQQDTPAPKAKMKTINWGKIPHNKVLGKQNIWSIVASNHQDSPMQDIDWNEMEGLFCLQTASAQGSPKLGRDGNQASSGSNGCDTLDRKAKKESTEITLLDGKRSLNVNIFLKQFRTSNNDIIQLIRQGAHEDIGAERLRGLLKIMPEVDELDMLKGFNGDKGRLGNAEKFLLQLLEVPNYKLRIESMLLKEEFAANVAYLEPCINAMLYAGDDLLNNKTLQEVLYMVVVAGNFLNSGGYAGNAAGVKLSSLQKLTDIRANKPGMNLIHFVALQAEKRNPELLQFTAQLSTLESASKTTSEQINNEINTLDGRIRRIARQIEQPATDVDIKEQMADFLQAAESELAVLQAGMKQVESLRLKLSEFFCDDAATFRLEECFKIFQNFCDKFKQAVKENERRQQQEQQATLRRKQREEQLARRARQIGQAGTPVSDSEHSFLGDALFDPRASPALSRRHLGSGEISNGFIRLEQDGASPDITPNGSLRRRRSRVLAEEDDLMEFLRSSTGPHDGHNSRERKAAYGSLDRSWARRARSGSSSRKRPDLLNIDFGLDRERASSPAPLLQLQAQERLQSPLASAAGTPTTAANTPTGSGLAIAQTQPVNEDAKPRISREWRQKIETWLQSNESDEKQNEEYRRKRRLVNANRRSLENETENERKLDPLPEEKILPSTTTATPTNTPTTTNPTNSHNRPDQDSGRYQRVYADWKPSKTLEQTDVVANLQAIADAQPQDALRQYRRQRSQDQPGPIALQSIAEEDRRKSLIQKLGERDMSNERLQIYIRRSSSRDLQPAKAEEQVLPPKSPKPQVSDDTFASLLSHHKSQNEMQASSKDVDADNIETPPVSRRVIATPTTTVVTVSMTDKPKAAAEEKISSAEQDAPGHFDRHALARRTRRYKRPTDYSSGNEELLTTSTPETKPSPSKPEQPTPEKSKQKERTINKLEKVGRHISSINQEDVREAIRNLKSPTGTPERPWSPPREITPSKLKLTASGHHELNDEGFEETQSLVSDTPSHGKGESTNSSCNEGVNETPARQRPLQKQKPTTTSITQMGSRLADRLQQARLKGSGSPGSTASKSQNQIPANQTATVKRSLSASRPLRMPNGQPLASTAPLRSASAVRRSPQEQQVLAGVERSSSRNSLRSSRSSINSGASTQTVVRRLPAVQRTGATVSVDSSPSKRPLAAQNLRPTPGRGVPASRSSSSGSSVGPSVILVRSKMSNTAPRSNINGSTSFKENQSQSQPQSQSQSRMSAARSVVLVKNALNQQQQARMNATSSPQQRSSSSSRSVSSFMRPTASSATKRQK